In Chloroflexota bacterium, a genomic segment contains:
- the ssb gene encoding single-stranded DNA-binding protein: MFQKIIIVGNLGGDPEMRYTPSGQAVTNFSVATNRKYTGQDGQRVDETVWFRVSAWGRQAETCNQYLKRGSKVLIEGRLTADRQTGAPRVFQRSDGSYGASFEITAQSVQFMSTRGEDETFQSSGVSAAPEADDDIPF, encoded by the coding sequence ATGTTCCAAAAAATCATTATCGTGGGCAATTTGGGCGGCGATCCCGAAATGCGCTACACCCCCAGTGGTCAGGCCGTGACCAATTTTTCCGTAGCCACAAATCGGAAATACACCGGTCAGGATGGACAGCGCGTCGACGAAACGGTTTGGTTCCGCGTATCGGCATGGGGTCGTCAGGCTGAAACCTGCAACCAGTATCTGAAACGCGGCAGCAAAGTGCTCATTGAGGGGCGCCTGACTGCTGACCGCCAAACCGGGGCGCCGCGCGTTTTCCAACGCAGTGACGGTTCTTATGGCGCATCTTTTGAAATTACAGCTCAATCGGTTCAGTTTATGTCAACCCGTGGAGAAGATGAAACCTTCCAATCGAGTGGGGTGTCAGCAGCGCCCGAAGCCGATGACGATATTCCATTCTAA
- a CDS encoding DUF3467 domain-containing protein, with product MTVKSEQPDKRILSLKIAENVEPAYVNLARITHSPSEIVLDFALVVPGGPPAEIQTRVLMSPLSAKLFHNALGENLAKYEAKFGQINLPGGTSLAEHLFRPPQK from the coding sequence ATGACAGTCAAATCTGAACAACCGGATAAGAGAATTCTCTCGCTAAAAATCGCCGAAAATGTAGAACCGGCTTATGTAAATTTAGCGCGCATCACGCACTCCCCCTCTGAAATCGTATTGGATTTTGCCCTGGTGGTGCCCGGCGGCCCACCGGCAGAGATTCAAACGCGTGTTTTAATGAGTCCCTTGAGTGCTAAACTTTTTCACAATGCTCTGGGCGAGAATCTAGCCAAATATGAGGCTAAATTCGGGCAGATCAACCTCCCCGGCGGAACTTCGCTGGCTGAGCATCTCTTTCGTCCGCCACAGAAATAG
- a CDS encoding haloacid dehalogenase: MIEQVHESFETRTKVRDEMLKQARFLTRHCANAIRAVHRMEHETAQQHIAEARALATSLSQNQDEHPDFFYAGYTQDALKEYAEAHLTYAFVNHQPIPTPEAINLQPVAYLKGMAEAAGELRRRSLDVLRQGDSDEAIYLLDTMDEIYTALVTMDYPDAITGGLRRMTDILRSIVERTRGDLTMSLRQERLEARLRVFEEKLAERE, translated from the coding sequence ATCATCGAACAAGTTCACGAGTCTTTTGAAACACGCACCAAAGTGCGGGATGAAATGCTGAAACAAGCCCGTTTTCTGACGCGGCATTGCGCTAATGCCATCCGGGCTGTACACCGCATGGAACACGAAACCGCACAACAGCATATCGCTGAGGCGCGTGCACTAGCCACATCGCTTTCACAAAATCAAGATGAGCATCCTGATTTCTTCTATGCAGGCTATACACAAGATGCCCTCAAAGAGTATGCAGAAGCTCATCTCACCTATGCCTTTGTCAACCACCAACCTATTCCAACGCCCGAAGCGATCAACCTTCAGCCAGTAGCCTACTTAAAAGGTATGGCAGAAGCCGCGGGAGAATTGCGCCGACGCAGTCTGGATGTACTCCGCCAGGGCGATTCAGATGAAGCCATTTATCTATTGGACACGATGGATGAAATCTACACCGCGCTAGTGACGATGGATTACCCCGATGCGATCACCGGCGGGCTGCGCCGCATGACGGATATTCTGCGCAGTATCGTAGAGCGCACCCGCGGCGACCTGACCATGAGTCTGCGCCAGGAACGGCTCGAAGCGCGTTTGCGCGTCTTCGAGGAAAAACTGGCTGAACGAGAATAA
- the cas4 gene encoding CRISPR-associated protein Cas4: MSLLAILLFIFGLILLWWANSQRKVSGLPGGEVIYSDTHSWVPVEEALYDNALGLTGRPDYLIQQGKQIIPVEVKSTRVAEAPYDSHIFQLAAYCYLVGKHYRVRPAYGVLHYPNRTYRIDYTPELETQLIELITEIRTKGHLRKINRSHQSPPRCQRCGYRSMCDQRL, from the coding sequence ATGTCTCTTCTTGCGATTCTTTTATTCATCTTTGGGTTGATATTGCTCTGGTGGGCAAATAGCCAGCGAAAAGTCAGCGGACTCCCTGGAGGGGAAGTCATCTACAGCGATACCCATAGCTGGGTTCCCGTTGAAGAAGCGCTCTATGATAACGCCCTGGGGCTGACTGGCCGGCCCGATTATTTAATTCAGCAAGGCAAGCAGATCATTCCTGTCGAAGTCAAATCTACCCGCGTGGCCGAAGCGCCTTATGATTCACATATCTTCCAATTGGCTGCGTACTGCTATCTGGTTGGGAAGCACTATCGCGTGCGTCCAGCCTATGGCGTTTTGCATTATCCTAACCGCACCTATCGCATTGATTACACCCCAGAGCTAGAAACCCAATTGATTGAACTGATTACTGAAATCCGCACCAAAGGCCATTTGCGTAAAATCAATCGCTCGCACCAATCCCCGCCGCGCTGCCAGCGTTGTGGCTATCGTTCAATGTGCGATCAAAGATTATAA
- a CDS encoding NAD(+)/NADH kinase: MSSHTAPFQHIVVAAHPDIPTAFEEAEEISLFLQAQGRSACHDYLYDENLQAQVAAGDVDLLIALGGDGTMLRAGRLCAPYGVPILGINMGKFGFLMEVKHPEWQNILSQVLTGASWLERRMLLRAEQWRGNENIAQWQALNEIVVSRGETVRPVHLDTSVDERFLTTYVADGLIAATSTGSTAYALAAGGPILPPELRNILLVPVAPHLSIDRAIVLAEGSTVAITVHTDHQAVISIDGQKPIQLQDGDSIHARASEHSVQFVRIQDPGYFYRNLTPHMYNNPAIKKTP, encoded by the coding sequence ATGAGCAGCCATACAGCACCTTTTCAACATATTGTCGTCGCCGCGCACCCGGATATTCCCACCGCATTTGAGGAAGCCGAGGAAATTTCATTATTTCTTCAAGCTCAAGGGCGGAGCGCCTGCCACGATTATCTGTATGATGAAAATTTACAGGCACAGGTCGCCGCTGGAGATGTTGATCTACTCATCGCTCTCGGCGGTGATGGCACCATGTTGCGCGCCGGGCGTTTGTGCGCCCCTTATGGCGTCCCTATTCTTGGTATTAATATGGGGAAATTCGGCTTCCTGATGGAAGTTAAACACCCCGAGTGGCAAAATATACTTTCCCAGGTATTGACAGGTGCATCCTGGCTGGAACGGCGTATGCTGCTCCGCGCTGAACAATGGCGCGGCAACGAAAATATTGCCCAATGGCAAGCGTTAAACGAAATCGTCGTCAGCCGGGGAGAAACCGTGCGCCCGGTACATCTGGATACCAGCGTTGATGAGCGGTTTTTAACCACCTACGTTGCCGATGGCCTGATTGCAGCCACATCCACCGGCTCCACTGCGTACGCGCTTGCGGCAGGCGGCCCGATTTTACCCCCGGAGTTGCGCAATATCCTCCTGGTTCCCGTCGCCCCACACCTTTCCATTGACCGGGCTATCGTCCTCGCTGAGGGATCAACCGTCGCAATTACTGTACATACCGATCATCAGGCAGTCATCAGCATTGATGGGCAAAAACCAATTCAACTGCAAGATGGCGACAGCATCCACGCCCGCGCCAGTGAACATAGTGTTCAATTTGTGCGCATTCAGGACCCTGGTTATTTCTACCGCAACCTGACTCCACACATGTACAATAATCCTGCCATCAAAAAAACACCATGA
- the recN gene encoding DNA repair protein RecN, with the protein MLTELHIENFAIIDQLQLRFQAGLITFTGETGAGKSIIMDALNTLLGSRADSSFIRSGAEGALVEATFKIPERTRSSIHATLDREALLDHPDFVTLGREIRRDSRNVVRINGRMSNVSVLRELGEQLVDIHGQSEHLSLLRVREHLHLLDRYIDLQAVFDHYKTTYRELTKIRQELKELQQNERQAAQRADMLTYQIDEIETAKLKSGEETDLIEERNRLANAEKLSAQGQKALLLLDESTPEDPSISDRFGEALQALAALAQADASQSTLHEQASGIFEELTDLSHTLRDYLENIEFNPRRLDQVEDRLDMINALKRKYGDSIAEIIAFGKNAQMELDAITHASERISELQSEETAQLTELGKRAAALSEKRHAAADLLQSSIEGELVDLRMSGARFAVDFQVDPDPNGIPMPDGKRVVFTPDGHERVEFLIETNPGEGLKPLAKVASGGETSRLMLAMKNVLARADHIPTLIFDEIDQGIGGRVGMIVGEKLWLLAQEHQVLCITHLPQLAAFGHQHFRVQKHLEEGRTTTQAEAIDGDKRLQELAQMLGEVSESTLRSAFEILQIAQQKQVIRD; encoded by the coding sequence ATGCTAACAGAACTTCACATCGAAAATTTCGCCATTATCGACCAGCTACAACTGCGCTTTCAGGCCGGGCTGATCACCTTTACTGGAGAAACCGGCGCGGGCAAATCGATCATCATGGATGCGCTGAACACACTCCTGGGCAGCCGCGCCGACAGTTCGTTCATCCGCAGCGGCGCCGAAGGGGCACTGGTCGAAGCCACCTTTAAGATTCCCGAACGCACTCGTAGCAGCATTCACGCCACGTTGGACCGCGAAGCGCTGCTCGACCATCCCGATTTCGTCACCCTGGGGCGCGAAATCCGCCGCGACAGCCGCAATGTCGTGCGCATCAATGGACGCATGAGCAATGTAAGTGTGTTGCGCGAATTGGGCGAACAACTTGTGGATATTCATGGGCAGTCGGAACACCTTTCGTTGTTGCGCGTGCGCGAACACTTGCACCTGCTCGACCGCTATATCGATTTGCAGGCCGTCTTTGACCACTACAAAACCACCTATCGCGAGCTGACCAAAATCCGCCAGGAACTCAAAGAGTTGCAACAAAACGAGCGCCAGGCTGCGCAACGCGCCGATATGCTCACCTACCAGATCGACGAAATCGAAACTGCCAAACTTAAATCGGGCGAAGAAACTGACCTCATCGAAGAACGCAACCGCCTGGCAAATGCCGAAAAACTCTCCGCGCAAGGGCAAAAAGCCTTATTACTGCTTGATGAGAGCACCCCTGAAGACCCCTCCATCAGCGACCGTTTCGGGGAAGCCCTGCAAGCATTGGCTGCCCTGGCCCAGGCCGATGCCTCTCAAAGTACGCTTCACGAACAGGCCAGCGGCATCTTCGAAGAACTCACCGACCTCAGCCACACTCTGCGCGACTACCTGGAAAATATCGAATTTAATCCCCGCCGCCTCGATCAAGTTGAAGACCGACTCGATATGATCAACGCGCTCAAACGCAAATACGGCGACAGCATTGCAGAGATTATCGCCTTTGGTAAAAACGCGCAAATGGAGCTGGATGCCATCACCCATGCCAGCGAACGCATCAGCGAATTGCAGAGCGAAGAAACTGCCCAATTGACTGAACTTGGCAAACGCGCCGCGGCTTTATCTGAAAAACGCCATGCTGCAGCAGATTTATTGCAAAGTTCGATTGAAGGCGAATTGGTCGATCTGCGCATGTCTGGGGCGCGCTTCGCCGTGGATTTTCAGGTTGATCCGGACCCCAATGGCATTCCAATGCCCGATGGCAAGCGTGTGGTCTTCACCCCCGATGGACATGAGCGCGTCGAATTCCTGATCGAAACCAACCCCGGTGAGGGACTGAAACCCCTGGCAAAAGTAGCCTCCGGTGGTGAAACCTCGCGCTTGATGCTGGCGATGAAGAACGTCCTCGCACGCGCCGACCACATCCCCACCCTAATTTTCGACGAAATTGATCAGGGCATTGGCGGGCGCGTCGGCATGATTGTGGGCGAAAAACTCTGGCTGTTGGCCCAGGAGCATCAGGTTTTATGTATTACGCACCTGCCACAACTGGCTGCATTTGGTCATCAGCACTTTCGCGTACAGAAACATCTTGAAGAAGGTCGCACCACCACGCAGGCTGAAGCCATCGACGGGGACAAGCGCCTGCAAGAACTTGCCCAAATGCTTGGCGAAGTCAGCGAGAGTACCCTCCGCTCGGCATTCGAGATTTTGCAAATCGCGCAGCAAAAACAGGTAATAAGGGATTAG